In one Candidatus Eisenbacteria bacterium genomic region, the following are encoded:
- a CDS encoding tellurite resistance/C4-dicarboxylate transporter family protein translates to MTTGDLLPVSDDSAPSGRLARAVAGLFPGYFALVMATGIVSIAGELLGWRAVAVALLAVNLPVYAILVLMTLARAVFHRRRLLADLADHARGSGFFTTVAGTCVLGSQCLIVGGWRGPAQVLLAAGLVLWAVVMYSFFTIVIVRRIKPSLERGINGAWLIATVATQSVAVLAITLRTPFGWPKEEVAFGAIVFFLIGCMLYLAIITLIFYRFTFVSLLSVALTPTYWITMGAVAITTLTGSALLLARDASPLLAELRPFLLGFTLFFWAAGTWWVPLLMMLGIWRHAVRRYPFAYDPQYWGMVFPLGMYAAATWRLAQALPFAPLEALARVFLPLALALWAITAIGLVRHLVHGGHHGDGPRALDAEPAAR, encoded by the coding sequence ATGACGACCGGCGATCTGCTGCCGGTTTCCGACGATTCCGCGCCTTCCGGACGGCTCGCCCGCGCGGTGGCCGGGCTCTTCCCCGGCTACTTCGCCCTCGTCATGGCCACGGGCATCGTCTCGATCGCCGGCGAGTTGCTCGGCTGGCGGGCGGTGGCCGTGGCGCTGCTCGCCGTCAACCTGCCCGTCTACGCGATCCTCGTGCTGATGACGCTCGCCCGCGCCGTGTTCCATCGCCGGCGGCTGCTCGCCGACCTCGCCGATCACGCGCGCGGCTCGGGCTTCTTCACGACCGTCGCCGGCACCTGCGTGCTCGGCAGCCAGTGCCTGATCGTCGGCGGCTGGCGCGGGCCGGCGCAGGTCCTGCTCGCCGCCGGGCTCGTGCTGTGGGCCGTGGTGATGTACTCGTTCTTCACCATCGTCATCGTCCGGCGGATCAAGCCCTCGCTGGAGCGCGGGATCAACGGCGCCTGGCTGATCGCGACGGTCGCGACGCAGTCGGTCGCGGTGCTCGCGATCACCCTGCGGACGCCGTTCGGCTGGCCTAAGGAGGAGGTGGCGTTCGGCGCGATCGTCTTCTTCCTCATCGGCTGCATGCTCTACCTCGCGATCATCACCCTGATCTTCTACCGCTTCACGTTCGTGTCGCTGTTGAGCGTCGCGCTCACGCCGACCTACTGGATCACGATGGGCGCGGTGGCGATCACGACCCTCACCGGCTCGGCGCTGCTGCTCGCCCGTGACGCCTCACCGCTGCTCGCGGAACTCCGGCCGTTCCTGCTCGGCTTCACGCTGTTCTTCTGGGCCGCGGGCACCTGGTGGGTGCCGCTGCTGATGATGCTTGGCATCTGGCGGCACGCCGTCCGGCGCTATCCGTTCGCCTACGATCCGCAGTACTGGGGAATGGTCTTCCCGCTCGGCATGTACGCCGCCGCGACCTGGCGCCTGGCGCAGGCGCTGCCCTTCGCGCCGCTCGAGGCGCTCGCCCGCGTCTTCCTGCCTCTCGCGCTCGCGCTCTGGGCGATCACCGCCATCGGGCTGGTCCGGCACCTTGTCCACGGCGGACACCACGGAGACGGTCCGCGGGCGCTCGACGCGGAGCCGGCCGCCCGTTAG
- a CDS encoding FAD-dependent oxidoreductase yields the protein MSQSGAPEQGADLAKGVAFADLADGGMIAGHVNGEPVLIARRGDELFAIGASCTHYGGPLGEGIVVGDTVRCPWHHACFSLRTGEAVRAPALDPVARWSVERRGDRVYVTGKLPAAAPRRTLPAGTNAPESVVIVGGGAAGASAAETLRREGYDGPVTILSADADPPCDRPNLSKGLLSGGATAEAVVLRAPAFYRDLRVELKLGARVAGLDTGRRTLRLESGERHAYGSLLLATGADVVRLEVPGADLPHVRYLRSFADGRALLERATAAKRVVVIGASFIGLEVAASLRTRGAEVDVVAPGRVPMERVLGGRAGAGFQRLHEKKGVRFHLGTKPAAIAADSVTLTNGERLAADLVVVGIGVRPSLELAERAGLAIERGVLVNEFLETSVPGIFAAGDIARWPDPLSGQRIRVEHWTVAQRQGRTAALNILGRRERFTAVPFFWTEQYDLSLVYVGHAEQWDAVEFEGEVDQYDCGITYRLGGRKLAYASVYRDHPSLRAEVEMEAAVEALAGGVSR from the coding sequence ATGAGCCAGTCCGGCGCACCGGAGCAGGGAGCCGACCTCGCGAAGGGGGTCGCGTTCGCGGATCTCGCCGACGGCGGCATGATCGCGGGCCACGTGAACGGCGAGCCGGTGCTGATCGCCCGGCGCGGCGACGAGCTGTTCGCTATCGGCGCCTCGTGCACGCACTACGGCGGCCCGCTCGGCGAGGGGATCGTCGTCGGCGACACGGTGCGCTGCCCGTGGCACCACGCCTGCTTCAGTCTGCGCACGGGCGAAGCCGTGCGCGCGCCGGCGCTCGATCCGGTGGCGCGCTGGAGCGTCGAGCGGCGCGGCGACCGCGTGTACGTGACCGGCAAGCTGCCGGCCGCTGCCCCGCGGCGCACGCTGCCGGCCGGAACGAATGCGCCCGAGTCGGTCGTCATCGTCGGCGGCGGCGCCGCCGGAGCTTCGGCCGCCGAGACGCTGCGGCGCGAGGGCTACGACGGCCCGGTCACCATCCTGAGCGCCGACGCCGACCCGCCCTGCGACCGGCCCAATCTGTCGAAGGGCCTGCTCTCGGGTGGCGCGACGGCGGAGGCCGTCGTGCTGCGTGCGCCGGCCTTCTACCGGGACCTGCGCGTCGAGCTGAAGCTCGGGGCGCGCGTCGCCGGGCTCGACACGGGCCGCCGCACGCTGCGGCTCGAGAGCGGCGAGCGCCATGCGTACGGCTCGCTGCTGCTCGCCACCGGTGCGGACGTCGTGCGGCTCGAGGTTCCGGGCGCCGACCTGCCCCACGTGCGTTACCTGCGCAGCTTCGCTGACGGGCGCGCGCTGCTCGAGCGGGCAACGGCCGCGAAGCGCGTCGTCGTCATCGGCGCCAGCTTCATCGGCCTCGAGGTGGCCGCCTCGCTGCGCACGCGCGGCGCCGAGGTGGATGTCGTCGCGCCGGGCCGGGTGCCGATGGAGCGCGTGCTCGGCGGGCGCGCGGGCGCGGGCTTCCAGCGCCTGCACGAGAAGAAGGGCGTCCGCTTCCATCTCGGCACGAAGCCGGCCGCCATCGCGGCGGACTCGGTGACGCTCACGAACGGCGAGCGGCTTGCCGCCGACCTGGTGGTGGTCGGCATCGGCGTTCGCCCGTCGCTCGAACTGGCCGAGCGGGCGGGCCTCGCGATCGAGCGCGGCGTGCTCGTCAACGAGTTCCTCGAGACCAGCGTCCCCGGCATTTTCGCCGCGGGCGACATCGCGCGCTGGCCCGACCCGCTCAGCGGCCAGCGCATCCGTGTCGAGCACTGGACGGTCGCGCAGCGGCAGGGCAGGACGGCAGCGCTCAACATCCTCGGGCGGCGTGAACGCTTCACCGCGGTGCCCTTCTTCTGGACCGAGCAGTACGACCTTTCGCTCGTCTACGTCGGCCACGCGGAACAGTGGGACGCGGTCGAGTTCGAAGGCGAGGTGGACCAGTACGACTGCGGGATCACCTACCGCCTGGGCGGAAGGAAACTCGCCTATGCCAGCGTCTATCGCGATCACCCGAGCCTGCGGGCCGAGGTCGAAATGGAAGCCGCGGTGGAGGCGCTCGCCGGAGGCGTCAGCCGCTAG
- a CDS encoding MFS transporter, producing MNRTNSRRDSAGPIAWGVAATLVLGALIVVGSRNLAHFDAALVAYTFAALFATFGLTYRYAMWLKRPPTDFYWRRGWQVFFRRGRRFRHLGGLAAHSFADIALNRFIWARGRLRGLTHVLLFWGCVLAVAITFPLVFGWLAFESVAGSPSVYRLIVFGFPAFAFPSDSLLAFLLFHGLVWASFLVIAGVMLAMRRRMREEGAAALQSFSEDFLPLVLLFAVSLTGLMLTASYTWMHGYAYDFLAILHAITVIFTFLWLPFGKFFHVFQRPAQIAVRFYKEVGREEALEHCARCGHGFTSKMHVEDLIEVERRLGFDYRIQSTGGGGTDHYQRVCPPCRRALLATAQGAAWRGVRGGILVAPGAAPAHVNPGIGEGPLGRSDAENFHG from the coding sequence ATGAACCGAACGAACTCACGCCGCGACTCGGCCGGACCGATCGCCTGGGGCGTCGCCGCGACGCTCGTGCTGGGCGCGCTCATCGTCGTCGGTTCGCGCAACCTGGCGCACTTCGACGCCGCGCTGGTCGCCTACACGTTCGCGGCGCTGTTCGCCACCTTCGGCCTGACCTACCGCTACGCCATGTGGCTCAAGCGGCCGCCGACCGACTTCTACTGGCGGCGGGGCTGGCAGGTGTTCTTCCGCCGCGGGCGTCGCTTTCGCCACCTCGGCGGCCTGGCCGCGCATTCATTCGCCGACATCGCCCTCAACCGCTTCATCTGGGCGCGCGGCCGACTGCGCGGCCTGACCCACGTGCTGCTCTTCTGGGGCTGCGTGCTGGCGGTCGCGATCACCTTCCCGCTGGTGTTCGGCTGGCTCGCCTTCGAGTCGGTGGCGGGCTCGCCGTCGGTGTACCGCCTGATCGTCTTCGGCTTTCCGGCGTTCGCCTTCCCGAGCGACTCGCTCCTCGCCTTCCTGCTCTTCCACGGCCTGGTGTGGGCCTCGTTCCTGGTGATCGCGGGCGTGATGCTGGCGATGCGCCGGCGCATGCGCGAAGAAGGCGCGGCGGCGCTGCAGAGCTTCTCCGAGGACTTCCTGCCGCTCGTGCTGCTGTTCGCGGTCAGCCTGACCGGGCTGATGCTGACCGCGAGCTACACGTGGATGCACGGGTACGCCTACGACTTCCTCGCGATCCTGCACGCCATCACGGTCATCTTCACGTTCCTGTGGCTGCCGTTCGGCAAGTTCTTCCACGTGTTCCAGCGCCCGGCGCAGATCGCGGTCCGCTTCTACAAGGAGGTCGGGCGCGAGGAGGCGCTGGAACACTGCGCCCGCTGCGGGCACGGCTTCACGTCGAAGATGCATGTAGAGGACCTGATCGAGGTCGAGCGCCGCCTGGGATTCGACTACCGGATCCAGAGCACGGGCGGCGGCGGGACCGACCACTACCAGCGTGTCTGCCCGCCGTGCCGCCGCGCGCTGCTCGCCACCGCGCAGGGGGCGGCATGGCGCGGGGTGCGCGGCGGAATCCTCGTCGCGCCGGGCGCCGCGCCGGCGCACGTCAACCCCGGCATCGGCGAGGGGCCTCTCGGCCGCTCCGACGCGGAGAACTTCCATGGCTGA
- the aroF gene encoding 3-deoxy-7-phosphoheptulonate synthase, whose translation MDLNTMREQLETVDATLVDALAARQGLVREVARLKLESGGALRDLPREEDVLTRAVERARDAGLDGFLVTRLFREILGHSVRTQESALLTAGTGAAGAIRVGYQGSEGAYSHGAARRHFGPRKEEATYLGYDGFEPMLEAVVTGELDYAVLPLENTTSGSVTQSYDLLARMDLALVGEEIQEVEHCLLALEPVPLSRIRRVFSHPVALSQCGRFLAGLGECRVEAFTDTAMAARRVRDEQDLSQAAVASEEAARLYGLVVLARGIADQKENLTRMAIVAKRPVVCDLRVPCKTSLLFTTRHEQGALLSCLGVFADHHLNLTKLESRPRPRNPWEYLFYVDFDGNLADPDVARAVRELQARSGYVKALGSYPSRTTAEARPAQPRPKVSRAVAATPPQPAATRPATAKHDEALASRNHRAEDTRVVVAGVTIGGPRPVMIAGPCAVESREQVRACARVVKEMGGGLLRGGCFKPRTSPYSFQGHGYEALDWLAEAGAEAGLPIVTEVLHPADVGPVAEKAHVLQIGARNMQNFSLLKEVGRVDRPVLLKRGMSASIEELLGAAEYILAHGNQMVILCERGIRTFETATRSTLDLSAVPVLRERTHLPVLVDPSHAVGVRRFVPPLCRAALAAGAQGLMIEIHPDPEQALSDGPQSLTFGMFEQLMCGLIA comes from the coding sequence ATGGACCTGAACACGATGCGTGAGCAGCTCGAGACGGTGGACGCCACCCTCGTGGACGCCCTGGCCGCGCGCCAGGGACTGGTCCGGGAGGTGGCGCGCCTCAAGCTCGAAAGCGGCGGCGCCCTGCGCGACCTGCCCCGCGAGGAGGACGTGCTGACCCGCGCCGTGGAGCGCGCCCGCGACGCCGGCCTCGACGGCTTCCTGGTGACGCGGCTCTTCCGGGAGATCCTCGGGCACTCCGTGCGCACCCAGGAGTCCGCGCTGCTCACTGCCGGCACGGGCGCGGCGGGTGCGATCCGGGTGGGCTACCAGGGCAGCGAAGGGGCCTACAGCCATGGCGCGGCGAGGCGACATTTCGGGCCGCGGAAGGAGGAGGCCACCTACCTCGGCTACGACGGCTTCGAACCGATGCTCGAGGCGGTGGTGACCGGTGAGCTGGACTACGCCGTGCTCCCGCTCGAGAACACGACTTCGGGATCCGTCACCCAGTCGTACGACCTGCTGGCCCGCATGGACCTGGCCCTCGTGGGCGAGGAGATCCAGGAGGTCGAGCACTGCCTGCTCGCCCTCGAGCCAGTCCCGCTCTCGCGCATTCGGCGGGTCTTCTCGCACCCGGTGGCGCTGAGTCAGTGCGGGCGCTTCCTCGCGGGGCTCGGCGAGTGTCGTGTCGAGGCGTTCACCGACACGGCCATGGCCGCCCGCCGCGTCCGCGACGAGCAGGATCTGTCCCAGGCCGCGGTGGCCAGCGAGGAAGCCGCACGGCTGTACGGCCTCGTGGTCCTCGCGCGCGGCATCGCCGACCAGAAGGAGAACCTCACGCGCATGGCGATCGTCGCGAAGCGGCCCGTCGTCTGCGATCTGCGCGTGCCATGCAAGACATCGCTGCTGTTCACCACGCGCCACGAACAGGGCGCGCTGCTCTCCTGCCTCGGCGTGTTCGCGGATCATCACCTCAACCTGACCAAGCTCGAGTCGCGCCCGCGGCCTCGCAACCCGTGGGAGTACCTTTTCTACGTGGACTTCGATGGCAACCTGGCCGATCCCGACGTGGCCCGCGCGGTGCGCGAGCTTCAGGCCCGCAGCGGCTACGTGAAGGCGCTGGGGTCCTATCCGTCGCGCACCACGGCCGAGGCGCGTCCCGCTCAGCCGCGGCCGAAGGTTTCGCGTGCGGTGGCGGCCACGCCGCCGCAGCCCGCCGCGACGAGGCCGGCCACAGCGAAGCACGACGAAGCGCTGGCCTCCCGGAACCACCGCGCCGAGGACACGCGCGTGGTGGTGGCGGGCGTCACGATCGGCGGGCCGCGGCCGGTGATGATCGCCGGCCCGTGCGCGGTCGAGTCCCGCGAACAGGTCCGCGCCTGCGCGCGGGTCGTGAAGGAGATGGGCGGCGGCCTGCTGCGCGGCGGCTGCTTCAAGCCACGCACCTCGCCGTACTCGTTCCAGGGCCACGGCTACGAAGCGCTCGACTGGCTCGCAGAGGCAGGCGCCGAGGCCGGACTGCCGATCGTGACCGAGGTGCTGCACCCGGCGGACGTCGGGCCGGTGGCGGAGAAGGCCCACGTGCTCCAGATCGGCGCCCGCAACATGCAGAACTTCTCGCTGCTCAAGGAGGTCGGCAGGGTGGACCGCCCCGTCCTGCTCAAGCGCGGAATGAGCGCGTCCATCGAGGAACTGCTGGGCGCCGCCGAGTACATCCTCGCCCACGGGAACCAGATGGTGATCCTGTGCGAGCGCGGGATTCGCACGTTCGAGACCGCGACGCGCAGCACGCTGGACCTGAGCGCGGTGCCGGTGCTGCGGGAGCGCACGCACCTGCCGGTGCTCGTGGATCCTTCGCACGCGGTCGGAGTGCGGCGCTTCGTGCCGCCGCTGTGCCGCGCGGCGCTGGCGGCGGGCGCGCAGGGGCTCATGATCGAGATCCACCCCGATCCCGAGCAGGCGCTCTCCGACGGACCGCAGTCCCTCACGTTCGGGATGTTCGAACAACTCATGTGCGGGCTGATCGCCTGA
- a CDS encoding molybdopterin oxidoreductase family protein: protein MAEPVAAPPAARHTHLDPPAGDPFGPHPAWSAGQRLDTGVEPDRVVDTHCCFCGQQCGIRLKVKDEQVVGFEPRYDFPFNRGMLCPKGIKRYLQGSHPDRLLTALERDGTAPGGFRPMAYERAIERAAAEIRRIQETHGRDAMAILSGASLTNEKAYLMGKFAHMALATSNIDYNGRLCMVSAGAGNSKAFGVDRAANPWSDILGAQVVWISGANVAECAPITTDYVWQARERGAKVIVVDPRLTPIARTCDLFLPIRPGTDVALFNGVLHLMIGNGWLDRDFIARSTVGFDEVERHVAEWTPARTARTTGIAETAIRRAAEWWGTAKTSFLMHARGIEHSSHGVQNVLGAINLVLASGRIGREFCGYATITGQGNGQGGREHGQKCDQLPGGRKLADPQAREFVAGIWGIGADELPQPGVDAYEIFRKVERGEIRGLLSICFNPAVSLPDSDFVRAMLDRLEFYVAIDFFMSETARHADLVLPGSLHEEDEGTVTTAEGRVIKINKAVSCPGEAREDWRIVQDLARALGRERGLTFAGPREIFEELRAASRGGVADYSGITWEKIERQQGVFWPCPADDHPGTPRLFEPGSWNVVAKGSGPFYFPDGKARFNVSTYTPPAEVPDADYPLILTSGRVISQFLSGTQTRRIGPLLDMDPEPFIELHPHLAGHLAIADGDWVTAETRRGRLTLRARVVATIRPDTIFVPYHWPGRRSVNRLTISAQDPISKIPEFKACAARLQPATADEAREAAAASSPRRAPARPTAGA, encoded by the coding sequence ATGGCTGAACCTGTCGCGGCCCCGCCGGCCGCGCGCCACACGCATCTCGATCCGCCCGCGGGCGACCCGTTCGGACCGCACCCGGCATGGTCGGCGGGCCAGCGGCTCGACACCGGCGTCGAGCCCGACCGCGTCGTGGACACGCACTGCTGCTTCTGCGGCCAGCAGTGCGGCATCCGCCTCAAGGTCAAGGACGAGCAGGTGGTCGGCTTCGAACCGCGCTACGACTTCCCGTTCAACCGCGGCATGCTCTGCCCCAAGGGCATCAAGCGCTACCTGCAGGGCTCGCACCCCGACCGGCTGCTCACCGCTCTCGAACGCGACGGGACGGCGCCGGGCGGTTTCCGGCCCATGGCCTACGAGCGCGCGATCGAGCGCGCGGCCGCCGAGATCCGCCGCATCCAGGAAACGCACGGCCGCGACGCGATGGCGATCCTCTCGGGCGCGAGCCTGACCAACGAGAAGGCGTACCTGATGGGCAAGTTCGCCCACATGGCGCTCGCGACCTCGAACATCGACTACAACGGCCGCCTGTGCATGGTCTCGGCCGGCGCCGGCAACAGCAAGGCGTTCGGCGTGGACCGGGCGGCGAATCCGTGGAGCGACATCCTCGGCGCGCAGGTCGTGTGGATTTCGGGCGCCAACGTCGCCGAGTGCGCACCCATCACCACCGACTACGTTTGGCAGGCGCGCGAGCGCGGCGCGAAGGTGATCGTGGTGGATCCGCGCCTGACGCCGATCGCCCGCACCTGCGACCTGTTCCTGCCGATCCGGCCCGGCACCGACGTGGCGCTGTTCAACGGCGTGCTCCACCTGATGATCGGGAACGGCTGGCTGGACCGCGACTTCATCGCCCGCTCGACGGTGGGCTTCGACGAGGTCGAAAGGCACGTCGCCGAATGGACGCCGGCGCGCACCGCGCGCACGACCGGCATCGCCGAGACGGCGATCCGCAGGGCGGCCGAATGGTGGGGAACGGCGAAGACCAGCTTCCTGATGCACGCCCGCGGCATCGAGCATTCGAGCCACGGGGTTCAGAACGTCCTCGGCGCGATCAACCTGGTGCTGGCCTCGGGCCGGATCGGGCGCGAGTTCTGCGGCTACGCGACGATCACCGGCCAGGGCAACGGACAGGGCGGCCGCGAGCACGGCCAGAAGTGCGACCAGCTTCCCGGCGGCCGCAAGCTCGCCGACCCGCAGGCTCGCGAGTTCGTCGCCGGGATCTGGGGCATTGGCGCCGACGAGCTGCCGCAGCCGGGCGTGGACGCCTACGAGATCTTCCGCAAGGTCGAGCGCGGCGAGATCCGCGGGCTGCTGTCCATCTGCTTCAACCCGGCGGTGTCGCTTCCCGACAGCGATTTCGTGCGGGCGATGCTCGACCGGCTCGAGTTCTACGTCGCCATCGACTTCTTCATGAGCGAGACCGCCCGCCACGCCGACCTCGTGCTGCCCGGCTCGCTGCACGAGGAGGACGAAGGGACCGTCACGACGGCCGAGGGTCGCGTCATCAAGATCAACAAGGCGGTGAGCTGCCCCGGCGAGGCGCGCGAGGACTGGCGCATCGTGCAGGACCTGGCCCGCGCCCTTGGGCGCGAGCGCGGCCTCACGTTCGCCGGCCCGCGCGAGATCTTCGAGGAGCTGCGCGCCGCCTCGCGCGGCGGCGTGGCGGATTACTCCGGGATCACCTGGGAGAAAATCGAGCGCCAGCAGGGCGTCTTCTGGCCGTGCCCGGCCGACGACCATCCGGGAACGCCGCGGCTGTTCGAGCCGGGATCGTGGAACGTCGTGGCGAAGGGCTCGGGGCCGTTCTACTTCCCCGACGGCAAGGCGCGGTTCAACGTCTCCACCTACACGCCGCCGGCCGAAGTGCCCGACGCCGACTACCCGCTCATCCTGACCTCCGGCCGCGTGATCAGCCAGTTCCTCTCCGGCACGCAGACGCGGCGCATCGGGCCGCTGCTCGACATGGACCCCGAGCCGTTCATCGAGCTGCATCCGCACCTCGCCGGGCACCTGGCCATCGCCGACGGCGACTGGGTGACGGCCGAGACGCGGCGCGGACGGCTCACGCTGCGCGCCAGGGTGGTCGCGACGATCCGGCCCGACACGATCTTCGTGCCCTACCACTGGCCGGGCCGGCGCAGCGTCAACCGCCTGACGATTTCGGCGCAGGATCCGATCTCGAAGATCCCCGAGTTCAAGGCCTGCGCCGCGCGGCTGCAGCCCGCGACCGCCGACGAGGCGCGCGAAGCGGCCGCCGCCTCGTCCCCGCGCCGCGCGCCCGCCCGGCCCACGGCCGGGGCCTGA
- a CDS encoding 4Fe-4S dicluster domain-containing protein, which yields MPVPGELHFYLDPARCIGCNACVQACSECDTHKGVSMIQLDFIDRSRSTQTVPVVCMHCDQPTCAEVCPADAIKRTEDGVVQTARKPRCIACNNCVLACPFGVPKMYDEANLMMKCDMCYDRTSRGLKPMCASVCPSQALFFGTREEIEALRPASRPLTTFRFGAQVVTTRVRMLVPKNHAEPLLAITEPLESTAPASPPDPLLANLYQESEP from the coding sequence ATGCCCGTTCCCGGCGAACTCCACTTCTACCTCGACCCGGCGCGCTGCATCGGCTGCAACGCCTGCGTCCAGGCCTGTTCGGAGTGCGACACGCACAAGGGCGTGTCCATGATCCAGCTCGACTTCATCGATCGCTCGCGCTCGACCCAGACCGTGCCGGTCGTCTGCATGCACTGCGACCAGCCGACGTGCGCGGAGGTCTGCCCGGCGGACGCCATCAAGCGCACCGAGGACGGGGTCGTCCAGACCGCGCGCAAGCCGCGCTGCATCGCCTGCAACAACTGCGTGCTGGCCTGCCCGTTCGGGGTTCCCAAGATGTACGACGAGGCGAACCTGATGATGAAGTGCGACATGTGCTACGACCGCACCTCGCGCGGCCTCAAGCCCATGTGCGCTTCCGTTTGTCCGAGCCAGGCGCTGTTCTTCGGCACGCGCGAGGAGATCGAGGCGCTCCGCCCGGCGTCCCGGCCGCTCACCACCTTCCGATTCGGCGCACAGGTCGTGACGACGCGCGTGCGCATGCTGGTGCCGAAGAACCACGCCGAGCCGTTGCTCGCCATCACCGAGCCGCTCGAATCCACGGCCCCCGCCAGCCCGCCCGATCCGCTGCTGGCGAACCTCTACCAGGAGAGCGAACCGTGA
- a CDS encoding Rieske (2Fe-2S) protein, which produces MSLRDPDELTIPPDGRPAAEQPQWRRDFPIDVPQDHYVARREFIKFLTLTSFAFVAGQAWILARSLTDARARFPEKPITRLDALPIGGSLQFEYPGPGEPRLLVRLAESQVVAYDQRCTHLSCPVLPQVEQGRFHCPCHNGNFDLATGRPLSGPPRRPLPRVDLEVRDGVVWAVGVTERTS; this is translated from the coding sequence GTGAGCCTGCGCGATCCCGACGAGCTGACGATCCCTCCCGACGGCCGGCCGGCGGCGGAGCAGCCGCAATGGCGGCGCGACTTTCCGATTGATGTTCCGCAGGATCACTACGTGGCCCGCCGCGAGTTCATCAAGTTCCTCACGCTGACGAGCTTCGCGTTCGTCGCCGGGCAGGCGTGGATTCTGGCCAGGAGCCTCACCGACGCCCGCGCGCGCTTCCCCGAGAAGCCGATCACGCGCCTCGACGCGCTGCCGATCGGCGGCTCGCTGCAGTTCGAGTATCCCGGGCCCGGCGAGCCGCGGCTGCTCGTGCGCCTCGCCGAAAGCCAGGTCGTCGCCTACGACCAGCGCTGCACGCACCTTTCCTGTCCGGTGCTGCCGCAGGTCGAGCAGGGCCGGTTCCACTGCCCGTGTCACAACGGCAACTTCGACCTCGCGACCGGCCGGCCGCTCTCGGGCCCGCCGCGCCGGCCGCTGCCGCGCGTGGACCTCGAAGTGCGCGACGGGGTCGTGTGGGCCGTGGGCGTCACGGAGCGCACGTCGTGA
- a CDS encoding methyltransferase domain-containing protein, with protein MRESPWSAPGTVAGFAQSPPNAVLMRFAGELRAAGAHRALDLGCGAARNAVPLAEAGWEVFGLDDSMPMLDAAARRARAAGVAARVRLACATMDRLPVRAGSFDLVIAHGIWNLARDGEEFRRAVREAAAAASPGAGLFVFTFSRNTFGPEAPPVPGESFVFTQFSGSPQVFLTGAQLVTEMAAAGFEPHPSVPLTEYNRPPAGALRAGGPPVIYEAAFRLGA; from the coding sequence ATGCGCGAGTCGCCGTGGAGCGCGCCGGGAACCGTCGCCGGGTTCGCGCAGTCGCCGCCCAATGCCGTGCTCATGCGCTTCGCCGGGGAGCTCCGTGCCGCGGGAGCGCACCGTGCGCTCGACCTGGGCTGCGGCGCGGCCCGCAACGCGGTCCCGCTCGCCGAAGCCGGATGGGAAGTCTTCGGGCTCGACGATTCCATGCCCATGCTCGACGCCGCGGCGCGGCGTGCCCGTGCGGCCGGCGTCGCCGCGCGCGTACGACTTGCCTGCGCCACGATGGACCGCCTGCCCGTGCGCGCCGGCAGCTTCGATCTCGTGATCGCGCACGGCATCTGGAACCTCGCGCGCGACGGGGAGGAGTTCCGGCGCGCCGTGCGCGAGGCGGCGGCCGCGGCCTCGCCGGGCGCCGGACTGTTCGTCTTCACCTTCTCGCGAAACACGTTCGGGCCCGAAGCCCCGCCGGTGCCGGGAGAGTCGTTCGTGTTCACGCAGTTCTCGGGCTCGCCGCAGGTGTTCCTGACCGGGGCTCAGCTCGTGACCGAGATGGCGGCCGCCGGGTTCGAGCCGCACCCGTCGGTGCCGCTCACGGAGTACAACCGCCCCCCGGCCGGCGCGCTTCGCGCCGGCGGCCCTCCGGTCATCTACGAGGCGGCGTTTCGCCTCGGGGCCTGA